In the genome of Mercurialis annua linkage group LG8, ddMerAnnu1.2, whole genome shotgun sequence, the window ACCTGGATGTGGTTTATTGGGCTACTATCAGTTGATCTGCACCTTACGAATGCCGCTGTTTTCATGTCCGATAAACAAAAGGTACAATCCTATCTTGATTAATGTGCTGTATTAGATTTTTTACATTAAGATCAGGGTCCTTTGGTGAATAATGTACAAACTATAGGGTGTGTTATTGATTGCATGGGTGATTATATTTCGTGCGCTTGTGCAGGGTTTGTTGAATGCTGTGAAGGAGTTGTTCCCATATTCAGAGCATCGATTTTGCTGGAGGCATTTGTGGGCCAATTTCAGGAGCACATTTCACACGCAACACATGAAGCCCTTCATCTGGAACATTGGAACAGCAACATACAAAGCAGCCATGGATAGAGCAATGAAAGCTCTGGAAGACAAACATGACGCTGGCTACAAATGGATCAAAGAGAGGGACAGGAAACACTGGTGTAGAGCGCTGTTCAAAGAGGAAGTTAAGTGTGATATCCTCCTAAACAACCTGGCTGAAGCATTCAACAAGTACATACTTGCTGCAAGAGAGAAGCCAGTGTTGACAATGTTCGAAATGATAAGGACGCAGCTTATGAAGAGGATTAATGACAAGCAGAAGTTTGGGGGAAACATGGAGGGTGAGCTGTGCCCAAAGATCAGAAAGAAGCTTGCTAAAATCATTGATTATGGTTGGAAGTTCACCGCAGATCCTGGTGGTAGCCCTCAGTGGCAGGTAGAGGGCCCAGGGGGCCAGTTCGTGGTTGATTTGGCTAACAGAACATGCACATGTCGAAGGTGGCAGCTTAGTGGAATCCCATGTTCGCACGCTACGCCATGCATATATGGAAATAATCAACGGCCTGAAGAGTTTGTGGATGATTTCTACAGTGTAGCTACGTATCAGAGGGTATACAGCTATGTAATCAACCCTATGAATGGGCCAGACATGTGGGAAACAGACCCTGAGCCGGCTAATATCATACTCCCACCATCCCCAGTACATAAGAAGAAGAGGGGCAGAATACCAACGGCCAGGAAAAAAGAGGCGGAGGAACTAGAGAAACAAAGGGTTGAAAAAGCCAAGGAAGCCGCTGCAGGTAGGGAAAAGTTGCCAAGGAAAGGAAATATGAGAATGACGTGCAGTTTATGTGGTCAATATGGACACAATAAGAGGGGTTGCCTAAAGAGGAGTGGGGGTCAGTCAACTCATGAGGTTGGTGGTCCGTCAGCTGAAAGAGTGCCTGGTGGTCAGTCTGTTGAAAGAGAGCCTGGTGGTCAGTCTGCTGAACGAGAACCTGTGCTTCATGACTCTCCAGTCACCCTCCGCTGGATGATGGATGTAAGTGAATGTgtggttttgttgtttttagttttttggtttattattcctttaattttattttgggtCTGTGTCTTTCCATGGCAGGGTACAAGTCAAGTCGTTCATAGGTCACCGAGTAGACGTGACACCTTTCCATTTGTGGATCAAGCAGTTCCGGCGGAACCTCCGCTTACTGACCAAGGCCAACCAGACCAGAACCACCCAGGTGATGCAGAAGAGAATGCCTTCAACAGCCAACGGAGCAGTGTTGACGATGGAGCTCCGTCCCAACCTATCCCGACGCAAGCTGAAAAAGGAAAAGGGAAGCGGAGAGCTAAAGATGTTCCCTCTAGATACATGAACATCCTGAGGAAGAGATCCAAAAAAACGTAGTGCTGGAACATGGATTAGTGGTagttattttgctaattatTATTGTGGTGCACATAGGCAGTATTTTGAACCATGCTTTTGATTGTTTTGAGCCACAATGTTGTGGTTGTTTTAGGAATGGAATGTTATGAAACTTAGGAATGTTATGTAATTAATTCTTGAATCGGTGTACAGACATGAAAATTCTTAATATAAAAGTACTCTACTAAAGACTTCAGAATCGAAATTAACACCAGAAAAGTTGAGTTACATAATAAAACGATCAATAAGACAAGTTTCACAAATGATTTATAAGCCTTCAGTTCCCCTATTATTTTCTCTAATCCGAGCAGCTGTGAGTTCATTCTTCAATTCTCTAATCTCCATCTGCAGTCCCCTATTTGCAGCATACAAGTCTGTTAGCTCCAGCTCCATCCCCTCAATTTTGTTAGCAGCTTTAAGAAGCTCGTCCTCCACTTCAATTGCATCAATTATACTTGCTCTGTCAATCAAATGCTTCAGCTCGAATACATCTCCTCTGAGCTTTTCCCCTTCTTTCTGTAGCTCTCCATTTGATCTTTTCATAGTATACAACATGTGCTTCAGGTGAGGAGCATATTCCTCGTCATACCACATGAAGAAGGGGCATCGATTCACCCGCATCTATACACAACAGTTGGCTTTAGAAAATGccatataaaaaatacaaacacatTGAATAAAACCCTAATATCCAAATGACTCAAATCAGAAACCCCAAAATTACCG includes:
- the LOC126659631 gene encoding uncharacterized protein LOC126659631, whose translation is MNGPDMWETDPEPANIILPPSPVHKKKRGRIPTARKKEAEELEKQRVEKAKEAAAGREKLPRKGNMRMTCSLCGQYGHNKRGCLKRSGGQSTHEVGGPSAERVPGGQSVEREPGGQSAEREPVLHDSPVTLRWMMDGTSQVVHRSPSRRDTFPFVDQAVPAEPPLTDQGQPDQNHPGDAEENAFNSQRSSVDDGAPSQPIPTQAEKGKGKRRAKDVPSRYMNILRKRSKKT